In the Corynebacterium jeikeium genome, TGAACTAGGCATACCCACCCACCAGCAACTCGTCGTTCCGATTGTGGAAGCGGTGAACCGCTTAGGAGGATCGGCAAAAGTCAGCGAGATGGCGGAGGAAGTATTGGAACTGATTCCAAACTCCGAGGAAATTGTGCTTGCGACGTATCCGAACAGGCCGAACGATTCGGTCCTCATTGAGCGCATTGGCTGGGGCCGAGCCACGGCTAAACGGATCGGTGTTCTCGAACAACCAGACCGGGGTATGTATCTACTCACAGATGACGGCGAACAGCTTCTTAAACTGTCTGATGATCTTGCATATGAGAGAGTCCGAGAACTTGATCGGGAAGCTTATCGGGCAAAGCGAAAGCTGAGAAAGCAAGAGGAAGATGCCGTTCCCCTGGAGGAAGAAGACGATGTTCCTGACCAGGAGATCCTGACAGAGTCCAACGAAGAGGCCAAGGACCGTGATTGGAAGAGCCAACTGCTGATTCGGCTACACGAGCTCACTCCTGAAAGCTTTGAAAAGTTTGTCATCTATCTACTGCGCCGATACGGCTTGCAGCTTCAGCACACTGGTGCTTCTGGGGATGAGGGCGTCGATGCGATAGGCACTGCACCACTGAGGCCGGTTCTTTCCTCGCGCGTAGCTGTACAGATCAAACGCTATGCACCGGAGGGTAAACCTATTGGGCGTGAAACCGTAGCGCTATTCCAACGTGGCGCACAGACGAAGGGCGCGGAGCGGGCGATCATTGTGACGCTCAGCCGCTTTACAGACCCTGCTCGGAAGGCGGCAACCTCTACGGTTCCGACGGTTGACTTGATTAGCGGCGACCGCCTCGCAGAACTCATCCGCGCGGATGGGGAATCTGGGGTGAAGCTACGCCCGACGGTAGATCCACGATGGTTCGATAAATTCGACTGATTGCGAACAGCCGATTGATTGCATCAACTATTCGAAGCGGCAGTGCCCGTCGAACTCGCATCACGAGCGGCGGATCCTCATGTAGTCCTTAGGGCTCGCGTGAACTTTAGAGAGGTTCAGCTCTGCCTTATCGCGGGCGTCTGTAAAGTGAGTGTTCGCTCCACGTCAGCCCTAGTAACGTGTGTTGTCTTCGTGCGGCTCAACAGGTGGAAACCTTTCCAAGCTGAAAAGGAGTAGTCGGCGCCCGTGCGCCAGTTTTCCTACCGCGTGAGCGTCCCCGACTATTCTAAGAAGTGACAACACGCACGGTGGTTATTAGAGAAGGAGACACAGTTGAGCAAACAACAGCGTCTTGAACTTACCTGGACAAACAAGGACAAGGCACTCATTCCCACCGAGCATGGACGCTACGGCTACACCTGGGTAGATCCGCGCGACCCGAGATACTGTGAAACCAGAGTCTTGTCGGTCGACGAAACGGTCACCGGGACGAGGGCAGACAAAGAGGAAGACACCACCTACTCCGAGCGTGCTGACCTGGAGCCACAGTCTGACAATTTGCTAATTCTGGGCGAGTCTGGCGACGTACTCGAAGCGCTGACGCGCATTCCGGAGTGGTCAAAGAAGTACGTCGGAAAGGTCAAGTGCATCTACATTGACCCGCCGTTTAACACTGCTCAGACCTTCGCAAACTACGAGGACAACCTCGAACATTCCGTGTGGCTGACCATGATGAGGGACCGCCTGCTGCACTTGCGCGATTTGCTAAGCGAGGACGGCTCCATTTGGGTTCACCTGGATGACGTAGAGAACCACAGGATGAGAGTGCTGCTTGACGAGGTGTTTGGGAGCGGGAACTTCGTGGCGGAAGCCATCTGGCAGAAGGCATATTCTCCCCGAAATGACGCTTTAGCCTTTTCCGTGGATCAAGATGTCATCATCGTGTACTCAAAGTCCCCGGGCTGGCAGTCAAACAAGCTTCCCCGTCTCGCCTCTCGTGATGCCTTATACACAAGCCCAGACGGTGACAGCCGTGTGTGGATTTCCGCCGACCCGGCAGCCCCGCACTCGGTCGATAAGAATGGTCGTCAAGTTTCCGCAGTCTACGGGGTGCAGAACCCGGTGACCGGTGAAATGATTTACCCCGCAAAGAATCGACAGTGGGGAAAGAGGCGTGCTGACTTCCATGAATGGCTGAATGAGACAACCTACTATCGGGATGAGGTGAGACCCGACCTAGATAAGCGAAGCCGGGCAACTGGGATACCCGTTAATCAACTCCGCTCAGACGTTCCTGATCTTGTCGTTGACGGGCCACTCCTTAAAGTTCCCGAGGGTGAAAGTCTCTATGGGGCTTCTCCGCTCCCGCGTCTTTACTTCACCGATGGAGGGAAGGGAGGCCTCAAATTGAAGCGTTACCTTGACGAGATTTCTCAGACCCGAGCCCCACAGACTCTCTGGCTGCACGAGGAGGTTGGACACAACCGCACCTCTAAGGCCGAGATGAACGCCCTTTTCCCAAACACCGCCGCCTTTGCAACCCCAAAGCCTGAACGCCTACTTGAACGCATCATCCACATCGCCACCAACCCCGGCGACATCGTCCTCGACGTGTTCGCCGGTTCGGGAACAACCGCAGCGGTCGCTCAGAAAATGGGCCGTCGCTGGGTGACCTGCGAACTGGTGGAGGACACGTTCAACCGTTTTACTCGCCCGCGCCTTGAAAAGGTCATTAACAACGAAGACCAGGGTGGAATCACTGTCCAGAAGGAAGAACGAGCGGACGCAACCGAAGACGGTTTGCCGGAAGGCTTGACTCCAGAAGAAGCGCAGAAGTTCACGTCTTTGCTGAATAAGGCCATCAAGAACGACGACGAACTCAAAAAGAACCCCGCGGTCAAACAACTCAAGAAGATGACCAAGACCAAACCTGTCAAGGGGGTCGTCAATTGGCGGGGCGGTGGTGGCTTCCAAGTCGCTCATCTTGAGCCGCCCTGTTACGACTATGACCCCGAGGTCGCTTTGACCACCCTGACCGAGCATGCCACCGGCAACCTGCTCGTGCGTTCTGTGGCGGCACAGCTTCGCTTTGCACTCACCCCCGAAGACCTGTACTTCGACGGCAAGCGTGGCCGCGAGCACCTCGTCGTTGTTGAAGGTGTGCTTGACAAAGAGAAGGTGGGCGAGGTTATGGCCCACCTCCCAGAAGGACACTCTGTCCTGTTCGCGGCAACTGTGGTCGATGACTTCGCCCGCGAGCATGTCCGCGGGTTCAAGAACGGCTCGCGGGTCGTTCACGTCCCGCTCGAAGTCTTCCCGTACTCCGACGCTGCCGAGGAGGAGAAGTAACCATGGCACAGAAATTGAACCTCTCCTACGACGAGAATCTGGTTGCAGAACTCACGTCGAAGTTCGACCTTCGCGCACCGAATACTGAAGCGCTCACCGAATTGGTGAAACGAATCGAATCAGGTGACTACGACGCTTTAGAACCGTTGGTACTCAACCTCGCAACAGGTGCTGGCAAGACCTATGTCATGGCAGCATTTATTGAGTACTTGCGGCGCCAAGGCCACCCCAACGTCATGGTGGTCACCCCGACAAAGGTTGTGCAGGACAAGACGGTCCTCGACTTCTCGGAAGGCTCCCACCGCTACATTGGCGGCTTCGCTATGCCCCCTCGGCTGGTCACTCCGGGTGACATGTCGACTCTGAGGGTAAACGACGTTGCGACTGGCTTGTTTGTCGGTGAGGTTGCGTCGACGCTCTACGTATTCAATGTCCACCAACTCATTCCGCCGAAAGAGGGTGGAAAGAACGTCGCCACTGGCGAAGAAGCAGCACGCCGGAAGACCTGGAAGTTCCAAGAGGACTCCGGAGCCCTGGCACAGCGACTTATCGACACCGAAAACCTGGTCATCATTGCCGACGAGTCCCACCTGTTCGGTACCACTGCAAAGAGGTTCCGCGAGTCGTTGACCTCTCTCAAGCCGGCTGTGACCGTGGGGCTTACGGCTTCCCCGGACGAGGGCGACGACATCGTCTACCGCTACCCACTGTGGCGTGCTATCCAGGACGGCTACGTCAAGCAGCCTGTGCTGGTCTACCGCGACTCGGGCTATGACTCGGAAAACCGCCAGCTCCAAGACGCTTTATCACTTCTGGCAATCAAAGAGGAGGCGTACGCGAACTATAGAGCAGCGCACCCGGACGGCAAGCAGACCAAACCGCTGTTATTCGTCGTTTGCTCAGGTGTGCCCCACGCAACCGAGATAGCCGAGAGGCTTCGCGGGCCCGGTTACGTTGGCGACCCGCTTGCAGTACTCCAGGTGGACAACGAGCACAACGACAACACGACCCAGTCTTTCTTGCGCTACCTCGACACAGATAACTCCCCGGTTCGGGTTATCGTCTCGGTCAATAAACTCCGCGAAGGCTGGGACACGAAGCGTATTGCGGTGATGTGTACCCTTCGCACAATGGGCTCGGAGGTGCTGACCCAGCAGGTCATGGGCCGAGGCCTTCGCTTGCCGTTCGGGGCACTTACGAGGGTGCCGGCCATTGACGAGTTGGATATCTTGTCGCACGAGTCATTCGTGAAACTGCTGGAAAGTGAAAACGTGCTCAAGCAGTTCGGTATCGACGACGCAGTTGAAGACGCAGAAGGTGTGGAGATTATTACCCCGCCTGGCACTTCTAACCCGCCGCAGGTTGGCACTGGAACCGGTAACGGCACCGCGGGTGTCACCACTACTACCAGCGAAGCTGGCACCACCACGGTGCAGCCTGGCGAGGGCTCACTTACCCCAGTCGACACTCCTCCTGCTTCAGGCTGCAGTACGGTCGGCACACGAGCACTCACCGACGAAGACGATATTGCAAAAGGTGTCGAAGTGTTCACACCGGTCGTCGTCCACATCAACGAAGCGTTCGCCGGCACCACCTTCGACTTCCCGTCTTCGACCATGACGAAAACAAAGAAGCAGTTCGAACTGGTAGACATCACAAACGCCACCGTTATCGAGCAAGCGGGCAAGGTCACCGACACCGACGAGTACCTAGCCCGCACCAAGATCGGCGTGGCAGAAGAGGGAAACGCCATCGAACTCGACAATGACGAGCGTTCCGCAGTGCCGAGTTTTCGGCAGTCTGCCTCCCAAGTGGCTACGGAACTTATCCGTCGCGTCATAGGCTCCGGGTTGGTGGCCACAACGCCAGAAAACACAAGCCAACTCAAGCGTCGCATTGTGCCGACTTTCATGGAGGCGACCAAAATTGAGCAGTGGACGGAGAAAGCTAAGGTGTCCGCGACACGGCACCTGAAAGACCTCGTGGTTGAAGAGTCGAAGAAGGCCAACGCTCAAACAGGAACAAAGGTGACGATTCACCCGGTGACACTGCCTATTAACGACTCGTTCCCGCTGGAACTCGACAAGAAGATTCTCGAACTCCTTGACCGACAGGCAAAGAGCGCAGGAAAGGCAGGTTTTAGCGACTCCGAGTACTACGGCACCTGGAAGAAGGGGCTTTTCGAGGCCGCACGCTTCGACTCGTTTACCGGCGAGTACCGCCTGGCAGCGCTTCTTGACCTCGACCCAAACGTTGTGTGGTGGAAGCGCATTTACACCCATGAGGGCGCACGAGTGGCCTACACCCCGCACAATTCGTACGTGCCTGACTTTGTTGTCTACGACAAGGACGGCACCCACTGGATTGTTGAGGCGAAGGAAAACCGCGGGCGAGACGACGACCGCGTCCAAGCCAAGCGAGCCGCCGCGGAGCGCGTGGTACGCCAACTCGTGGGCATGCCAGAGTACGAAGACCAAACATGGGGCTACCTCATCGCTTACGAAGACGACATCTCCTCTTCCGACTCATGGGCCGACCTGGTTACCGGCTCGTTGACAGAGCGCATGCCAAAGTTGTAAGAGTCGACGAAACGCCCGGTGGGAGGCACAAGAACTTGTGGCGAAGTCCTGCCGGCAACTGCTACCAGCCACCCCACACCCCACCGCTCCCCCACACCCCGGGGCGTACCCTGGTGGCCATGAGTGAATTCTTCCCAACCGAAACGTTTAGCAAGCGTCTTGCCACCGTCCGCGACATCGCCGCACAGGCGGGCCTGGACGGCGTGATCGTTACCCCCGGTCCGGACATGGAGTACCTGATCTCGTCGAAGATCACCACCCACGAGCGGTTCACGGCTCTGGTTCTTACTCAGGACGCCGCACGCATCATCGTCCCCGGCGTGGATGTAGCAGACCTGAAGAAGTCCGTGGCGGGCAAGCTCGGTGTGGAGATCATCGGGTGGAACGACGGCGAAGACCCCTACGGCTATATCACCGAAGGCTCCTACGCTGTCAGCGGCGCAATGACCGCCGATCACCTGCTGGAACTGCAGTCCCGCGGTATCTCCACCGTCAACGCCACCCAGGTGCTCGCCCAGGCGTTCATCCGCAAGGACGACGAAGAGCTCTCCGAGCTGCGCCGCGCAAGCGCTGCCATCGACGCAGTCCACCGCCAGGTCCCGAACCTGCTGCGCGCAGGCGTGACCGAGAATGACGTGGCCAAGGAACTGGAGCGCCTCATCCTCGAAGAGCACGAGGTTGTGGACTTCATCATCGTCGGCTCCGGCCCGCACGGCGCGGACCCGCACCACGATCACTCCGATCGCGTCATCGAGTCCGGCGACGTGGTGGTCGTCGACATCGGCGGCACCCTGGCCAGCGGCTACCACTCGGACTGCACCCGCACCTACGTTGTTGGCGAGCCCACGGACGAGCAGCAAAAGATCTACGACGTACTGCAGCGCGCCCAGGAGGCCGGGTTGGAATTCGCCAAGCCCGGCGTGACGGCCGGCGAAGTCGACAAGGTCGTCCGCGACATCATCGAAGAAGCTGGCTACGGCGAGTACTTCATCCACCGCACCGGCCACGGCATCGGGCTTTCCTGCCACGAAGAGCCATTCATCATCGCCGGCAACGACTTTGTGATTGAAGAAGGCATGGCATTCTCCATTGAACCCGGCATCTACATCCCCGGTCAGTGGGGCGCACGCATCGAAGACATTGTGATTGTGGCGTCCAAAAATGTAGAGCCCATAAACAAGACACCCCACGAGCTTGTGCGCGTGGGGTGAGAACCGGCGGGCTGGATGCCCTAGCTGAAACTAGCGGACATCCACGAACAGCTTAAGGATCCACTTGCGGGCCAGGAACATGACCGCGCCCAGGCCGACCATCACCGCGAACATCGCGACGAAGTAAGTCCGCTCCGCGGAGGCATCCTCCGGGTTGTAGAAGGCAGCCAAGCTGCCCGACAGGGACGTGCCCAAGCTGATCGACAGCAACCACAGGCCGAACATGCGGGTGGGGAATGCCTTCGGGGCCAAGCGGGTGGCCATGGAGTTACCCACGGGGCTTAGCATCAGCTCGCCCATTGTGAACAGGAACAGGATCAGCACCATGGCCCACATCGGGGTGGAGTTCGCTCCGCCACCGGCGAACGGCAGGAACAGCAGCAGCGCACCGCCGATAACAACCAGTGCCATAGAGAACTTCGCGGCGTAGGAAGGCTGCTTGTCCCCCAGCTTCGTCCACATCGCGCCGAACACGGCGGCGAACAGGATGATGAACAGCGGGTTGATGGACTGCACCACGCCCGGGGGAATCTCCATGCCGAAGAGGTTGCGGTTCAGGCGCTCGTCGGAGTACACGGCAATCACAGTGAACTGCTGTTGGAACAGCGACCAGAACGCCACGGAAGCCACGAACATGGGGATAAAGCCGACAAGGCGGGAACGCTCGACATCCGTGACCAGCTTGGAACGGTACATCTGCACCCACAGAACAACGGCAATGATGACGGCCAGTAGCGCGGTGATGTTGGACAGCTGGCCAACCTTCAGCACACCAGTGATGAACAGCAGTACGAAAACAACGATCGCTGCAGCAGCGCCGATGAATACCGGGAGGTACTTCTTTCGCGGCAGCGGGTTCACAACGTCGTGGCCCGCGTCCTGAATGGTCTGCTTACGCAAGAGGGTGTACTGCACCAGGCCGATAGCCATCATCAGTGCGGCGGCGCCGAAGCCCCAGTGGAAGCCCTTCCAGCCCCACAGCGCGTTGGTGATCAGCGGGCCAAGCAGGCCACCGATGTTCACGCCCATGTAGTAGATAGAAAAGCCACCGTCGCGGCGGGGGTCATCGCGATCGTAGAGGTCGCCCAGAACCACCTGCGAGGTCGTCTTGAGGGCACCGGAGCCAACAGCAATGAACACCAGACCCAGGATCACGCCAATGTAGCCCGGCAAAAGGGCCAGGCTGATGTGACCGAGCATGACCAACACCGCTGAGTAGTACAGGGTGCGTTCTGCCGAGAGGATGCGGTCGGCAACCCACGCGCCAGCCACACCGGTGAGGTACACCAAGCCACCGTAAGCACCGACGATGGAGGTGGCGGTGCTCTTGTCCATGCCAAGGCCACCGTCAGTCACGGAGTAGTAAAGGTAGAAGGCAAGCAGAGCCTGGAGGCCGTAGAAGCTGAAGCGCTCCCACATCTCCACGCCGGAGAGGTTAGCTAGGCCGAAGGGGTGGCCGAAGAAAGTCCGTTCGTTCTGGTGCGCGCTAGAAGAATGCGCGGTTGCTGTGGAGGCTCCGTCTGGTGCGGGAGAATCCTCCGGGTTTGCTTGAGAAGTCATTCGTTAATTCCATCACACCGACTGCGGTTTAACGAAGCCATTCGCTGAGTTTTCTGTAGATTGGTGGGATTTGGCGGCTAGCTCAGGCACAGTGTCAGACCCAGTAGGGCAGACCAAGTAGCAAGAAAAGAAAAAGCACGGCCCGAAAGCCGTGCTAGAAGATTTGTACGCCAAACATCCCGCAACATATACGAGGTCTTGTCAATGGGAAGAGAGCAGCTCAAAAACGCCTGCCTACCACTGTAAACACCCAGCGGGCCCAGCTACTAGATTCGCCTAGCAGCTAAGTTAAATTGAAGCGTCCTGGTTTTCGTTCCGCTTATTGAACGCCCAACGGGTGGGCGTGTGATTGTCGATAGTAGGCGTCTTCCATCTCTTGTGGAGTGATGTATCCCAATGACTCGTGCAGGCGATGGTTATTCCACCAGTACACCCAGCGAAGGGTCGCGATCTCGACTTCCCCAACCGACGCCCACGGCCGGTGGGGATAGATCAGCTCGGTCTTGTATAGACCGTTGACCGTTTCCGCCAACGCGTTGTCGTAGGAATCGCCGACGGTGCCAACGGACGGATCAATCCCAGCTTGAGCAAGCGCCTCACTGTAACGAATGGACACGTA is a window encoding:
- a CDS encoding restriction endonuclease — protein: MPTHQQLVVPIVEAVNRLGGSAKVSEMAEEVLELIPNSEEIVLATYPNRPNDSVLIERIGWGRATAKRIGVLEQPDRGMYLLTDDGEQLLKLSDDLAYERVRELDREAYRAKRKLRKQEEDAVPLEEEDDVPDQEILTESNEEAKDRDWKSQLLIRLHELTPESFEKFVIYLLRRYGLQLQHTGASGDEGVDAIGTAPLRPVLSSRVAVQIKRYAPEGKPIGRETVALFQRGAQTKGAERAIIVTLSRFTDPARKAATSTVPTVDLISGDRLAELIRADGESGVKLRPTVDPRWFDKFD
- a CDS encoding DEAD/DEAH box helicase; the encoded protein is MAQKLNLSYDENLVAELTSKFDLRAPNTEALTELVKRIESGDYDALEPLVLNLATGAGKTYVMAAFIEYLRRQGHPNVMVVTPTKVVQDKTVLDFSEGSHRYIGGFAMPPRLVTPGDMSTLRVNDVATGLFVGEVASTLYVFNVHQLIPPKEGGKNVATGEEAARRKTWKFQEDSGALAQRLIDTENLVIIADESHLFGTTAKRFRESLTSLKPAVTVGLTASPDEGDDIVYRYPLWRAIQDGYVKQPVLVYRDSGYDSENRQLQDALSLLAIKEEAYANYRAAHPDGKQTKPLLFVVCSGVPHATEIAERLRGPGYVGDPLAVLQVDNEHNDNTTQSFLRYLDTDNSPVRVIVSVNKLREGWDTKRIAVMCTLRTMGSEVLTQQVMGRGLRLPFGALTRVPAIDELDILSHESFVKLLESENVLKQFGIDDAVEDAEGVEIITPPGTSNPPQVGTGTGNGTAGVTTTTSEAGTTTVQPGEGSLTPVDTPPASGCSTVGTRALTDEDDIAKGVEVFTPVVVHINEAFAGTTFDFPSSTMTKTKKQFELVDITNATVIEQAGKVTDTDEYLARTKIGVAEEGNAIELDNDERSAVPSFRQSASQVATELIRRVIGSGLVATTPENTSQLKRRIVPTFMEATKIEQWTEKAKVSATRHLKDLVVEESKKANAQTGTKVTIHPVTLPINDSFPLELDKKILELLDRQAKSAGKAGFSDSEYYGTWKKGLFEAARFDSFTGEYRLAALLDLDPNVVWWKRIYTHEGARVAYTPHNSYVPDFVVYDKDGTHWIVEAKENRGRDDDRVQAKRAAAERVVRQLVGMPEYEDQTWGYLIAYEDDISSSDSWADLVTGSLTERMPKL
- a CDS encoding site-specific DNA-methyltransferase produces the protein MSKQQRLELTWTNKDKALIPTEHGRYGYTWVDPRDPRYCETRVLSVDETVTGTRADKEEDTTYSERADLEPQSDNLLILGESGDVLEALTRIPEWSKKYVGKVKCIYIDPPFNTAQTFANYEDNLEHSVWLTMMRDRLLHLRDLLSEDGSIWVHLDDVENHRMRVLLDEVFGSGNFVAEAIWQKAYSPRNDALAFSVDQDVIIVYSKSPGWQSNKLPRLASRDALYTSPDGDSRVWISADPAAPHSVDKNGRQVSAVYGVQNPVTGEMIYPAKNRQWGKRRADFHEWLNETTYYRDEVRPDLDKRSRATGIPVNQLRSDVPDLVVDGPLLKVPEGESLYGASPLPRLYFTDGGKGGLKLKRYLDEISQTRAPQTLWLHEEVGHNRTSKAEMNALFPNTAAFATPKPERLLERIIHIATNPGDIVLDVFAGSGTTAAVAQKMGRRWVTCELVEDTFNRFTRPRLEKVINNEDQGGITVQKEERADATEDGLPEGLTPEEAQKFTSLLNKAIKNDDELKKNPAVKQLKKMTKTKPVKGVVNWRGGGGFQVAHLEPPCYDYDPEVALTTLTEHATGNLLVRSVAAQLRFALTPEDLYFDGKRGREHLVVVEGVLDKEKVGEVMAHLPEGHSVLFAATVVDDFAREHVRGFKNGSRVVHVPLEVFPYSDAAEEEK
- a CDS encoding peptide MFS transporter, which produces MTSQANPEDSPAPDGASTATAHSSSAHQNERTFFGHPFGLANLSGVEMWERFSFYGLQALLAFYLYYSVTDGGLGMDKSTATSIVGAYGGLVYLTGVAGAWVADRILSAERTLYYSAVLVMLGHISLALLPGYIGVILGLVFIAVGSGALKTTSQVVLGDLYDRDDPRRDGGFSIYYMGVNIGGLLGPLITNALWGWKGFHWGFGAAALMMAIGLVQYTLLRKQTIQDAGHDVVNPLPRKKYLPVFIGAAAAIVVFVLLFITGVLKVGQLSNITALLAVIIAVVLWVQMYRSKLVTDVERSRLVGFIPMFVASVAFWSLFQQQFTVIAVYSDERLNRNLFGMEIPPGVVQSINPLFIILFAAVFGAMWTKLGDKQPSYAAKFSMALVVIGGALLLFLPFAGGGANSTPMWAMVLILFLFTMGELMLSPVGNSMATRLAPKAFPTRMFGLWLLSISLGTSLSGSLAAFYNPEDASAERTYFVAMFAVMVGLGAVMFLARKWILKLFVDVR
- a CDS encoding M24 family metallopeptidase, whose product is MSEFFPTETFSKRLATVRDIAAQAGLDGVIVTPGPDMEYLISSKITTHERFTALVLTQDAARIIVPGVDVADLKKSVAGKLGVEIIGWNDGEDPYGYITEGSYAVSGAMTADHLLELQSRGISTVNATQVLAQAFIRKDDEELSELRRASAAIDAVHRQVPNLLRAGVTENDVAKELERLILEEHEVVDFIIVGSGPHGADPHHDHSDRVIESGDVVVVDIGGTLASGYHSDCTRTYVVGEPTDEQQKIYDVLQRAQEAGLEFAKPGVTAGEVDKVVRDIIEEAGYGEYFIHRTGHGIGLSCHEEPFIIAGNDFVIEEGMAFSIEPGIYIPGQWGARIEDIVIVASKNVEPINKTPHELVRVG